GCATCACGCTGCGCGAGCCGTTCGCGCCGTTCCTGGCGGCCACGACGATGGCGCTCGTCCCGGCCCACATCTTCGCCGCCGTGCCGATCGGTGAGATCGCCCGCCACGAGGCCTCGACGCTGGCCCCGATCGGCACCGGACCTTGGCGCCTCGACCTGCCGGGCGGCCTCGAGCAGGACCAGATCCGGCTCGTGCGATTTCAGCGCCACTGGGACATCACCCGCCGCCAGCCCTACCTTGACGGCATGACGCTGCGCTTCTACGACAGCCAGGCGGCCGCGCTCGAGGCGCTCGGGCGGCGCGAGGTCCAGCTGATGGGCGGCGTGACCCCGGACGCGCTCGCGTTGCTGGGCGATGACGTGCGCCAGCTCAACGCCGTGACGGGCGACTACACGCTCGTCTACCTGAACCCGGCCAAAGTGCTGTTCGCCGACGCACCGGTCAGGCGCGCCCTCGGCCTGGCGATCGACCGGAGCGGGATCATCCAGGACGTGCTGCGCGGCCAAGGCGCCGTGGCCAAGAGCCCGATCCCGCCCGGCTCATGGGCGTACGACGCCACTGTGCCCGCGCCCACGTTCGACCGCGCCGCGGCCGAGCAGCTGCTGACGGACGCCGGTTGGATCGACATCGACGGCGACGGGATCCGCGACCGCGACGGCCGCCCGCTGCGCTTTGCGCTCGACGTGTTCACCGGCGACACCGAGCTCCTGGCCGTTGCCGGCCGTCTGCGCGACGACTGGCAGAACGTCGGCATCGGCGTCGACGTGCGGCCCGTCGGCCAGGAGGAGATCCGCACGGCGCTGACGGAGCGGAGCTACGAAGCGGCGCTGTACGGCGTCCGCGCCCGCATGGACGACGACCCGGACCCATACCCACTGTGGCACAGCTCGCAGTCGGAGTCCGGACTGAACTTCGCCGGCTACGCCGACGCCCAGTCCGACCAGCTGCTCGTGGCGGTCCGACAGATGACCCCCGAAGACGTCGACGGGCGGCGCAGGTTGTACGGCCTCTTCCAGGCCCGCTTCGCCGAGCTCCAACCCGCCCTCCTGCTCTATCATCCGGTCTACACGACGGCGGTGGTCGACCCGAACCTCGGCGGCGTCCAGCTGCCGGCGTTCCTCGCCGAGCCGGCCGACCGCCACTTCACCGCGCGCGACTGGTTCGTTCGGACGGAGCGCATCTTCGGGAAGTGATCTTCGGGAAGTGATCTTCGAACAGTGATCTTCGATCCGTGATCTTCGGACGTTGGTCTTCGGACGGGTAATCTTCGGACAATAGGTCGATCCGTTGCCCCGATCGACCGTACTGCGAGGTGAGCCGATGGGACCGTCGACACCGCCCGGGACGACGCCGGAAGGGCCATGGCCGGTCGAGCCGACGCCGGCCGAGCCAACGCCGGCCGAGCCAACGGCAGCGACGTCAGCACCGTCCGCGCCCATGCAGTCTGAGCCCGTGCGGTCGGAGCCGCCGCGGCGCCCGCCGCCGCCCGCGCCGCCCCTCTCCCGCGCCAGCAGCCCGGGCGCACGCCGCGTCGTCGTGCTGGCCGTGTTGGCGCTGCTGTCGGTGTACACCGTTCGGCTCGCCCGCCAGTTCGCCGTGTCCCAGAGCGCCGAGGCCAAGCGCCTCTCGCTGGCGGCGCGCGTCGCAGCGCTCGAGACCGAGACGGCCGCCATCCAGACCGAGACCGCCTTCGCCGGCAGCGACGCCTACGTGGAGCGCTGGGCACGCGAGGACCAGCACATGGTCCGCCCCGGCGACCAGCCCGTCCAGGTGGCGCTGGCCACGCCGAGCACGCCGGCGGCGGGGACGCCGGAGGAGCCGGGGTTGTTCGAACGGTTATGGGGGTGGTTGCGGCGGTAGGGGCGCACGATTGGCTTGTGTTGTGGAGTGGTGCACGTCGTCGGCCGGCCGAGAGGGGATCGTTCACCCGTGCAGGGCGGCCACGGGGGGCCGCCCCTACGGCTCCACCGACGGCGTCGGCCCATCGCCCACCGTCCACGTGAACGCGATCCAGTTCACGTCGCCGGACAGCACGGTCGGATCGTCCGAGCCGAGCAGGCTGTCGCCGATCCGGCCGACGGCCACGGCCCAGACGAGTTCACGGCTCGCCCCGAGGGCCGGGCGGAAGCGCGCCGGTATCCGCGCCGCCGTCGCGCCGCCGCGGACGGTCACGCGCACGGCTTCGTCGATCGGCGCATCGGCCTCGTTCAGCAGAACGATGTACGCGATGCCGGGCGGCAGCCGCCCGATGGACGACCAGCGCAGCATCGGCGCATCCCCCGTGATGGCCGTGCCGAAGAGTGGCGACAGCGCGAGCGGGGCGGCGTAGCGGTCGGCGTCGTCCGTCAGCGGCTCCTGCTGCGCGGCCTGCCCGGCGTCCGAGCCGGGCTGCCCGCCGGCGATCCCGCCCGGCAGCGGCGTCGCCGTCACGACCTCGGCCGTCTTCATCACGAGCACCTGACCGAGCTGGAGGATCGCGTCGGCGTCCGCCAAGCCGTTTGCGGCCACAACGTCCTCCACCGTCACGCCGTTCGCTTCCGCCAGCGTCGACAGCGTGTCGTCCGCCGCGACGGTGACGGACACCGCCTGGACGACGACGGTCAGACCATCGGCCGCACCGGCCCTGGCCAGGATGTCCGCGGCCAGCGTGTCCGTCGCGGGCGCAGCGGCGTCGACCGCTGGAGGCGCTTCCTGGACGAGCGCGTCGGCCGGCGGCAGGGCGTCGGACAGCGGGATCTTGATCACCTGCCCGATCGACAGACGGTCGAGCGTCAGCTCGCCGACGTTGGCCGCCAGGATCGCCTCGACCGTCGTGTCGTTCTCGGAGGCGATGTTCCAGAGCGTGTCACCGGACGCGATCGTGTGCTCGAGGGCCGGCGGAGCGGCCGGGGTCGGCAACGGGGGCAGGGTGGCGGTGGCCGTGACGACGGCCGTCGCGACGCTCACCGCCATCGTCGGAGGAACCACAACCGCCACGTCCGTGCCGCGAAGCACGACGGCGGGCGGCGCCGGCAGCTGGCCGGGCGCTCCCGACCGCCACACCAGGATCGCCGCGACGATCGCCGCGAGGCCGACAACGGCCGCCGCGCTCTCGACGAGGACACCGCGGCGCGTCAGCCGCCATGGCACCCGCGTGCCGCACACCGAGCAGTTGCGCTCGTTGGCGAGCAGCGTCGAGCCGCAGCCGCTGCAGCGCCGCGCGCTGCGTCGAGGGAAACCGTCGATAAGCCCGACCTCCTGGGTCCGTCGGCCGGCGCGCGCAAACGGGGGGGGGCGCACGCCGAATGCGCGGCGCGAAGGCTAGCATAGGTGCGAACGCGGCCGCAAGGCCGACCGGCCCCGCCGATCCTCGAACAAGGGCGACCGAAGGGCATCAGCCCGCCGTGTACCGGCTGGCCGCCCGCACGAGCGCCGCCGTGACGGTCGGCTGGCGGAAGACTCCCTCGAGCTCATCCGCCAGCCACGGCCAGCGCTCGACCGTGGTCTGCCGGCGCTGCCGAACGGCCTCGAGGTCGGGCACGGCAGCCGCGAGCTCGATCCGCAGCGCCTCGAGCGCGCTGACGACCTCGGCGCGCTCGGTGGCGGGCACGGCCAGCTGGCGGTTCGCGAGCACCTGCAGGCCGGTGAAGACCTCCTCGAGCGACGCGTCGCGGTCATCGCCGGCCGGCGCACCGGCCCGCGCGGCCGGGGCCTGCATCGCCGAGCCCATCATCTGCGCCAGGATCGCGCCCATTCCGGCGCCGGCGCCGAGGCCCATGCCCGCGGCAGCCGCGTCACCGGCTCCGCCCCCGCCGCCGCCCCCGCCGCCGAGCATCCGGGCGGCCTTGAACTTCAAGTAGGCATCCATGTCGCCGATCGCACCCATCGCCGCGCGCTCGTCGATGGCGGCCTGCGTCTCCTCGGTCGCCGAGATGTTCGTGATGTAGACCTGCTTGAGCGCGATCCCGACGGACAGGAAGGCGTCGCGCAGCCGCGCCGCGAGCCCGGCGGCAAGCTCATCGTACTTGGACGGCAGATCGAACAGGCCGATGCCGCTCTCGCCCAGCAGGTCCGACAGGCGCGCGACGACGATGCCGCGCAGGTAGCCGACGATGTCGTTCGTCGTGTACAGGCCCTGACCGCCGACGATCTTGTTGATGAAGAGGCCGGCGTCGTCGATATCGATCGCCATCGTCCCGAACGCCCGCAGCCGGGCGACGCCGAGGTCCGGGTCGCGCAGCGCCACCGGTTGGGTCGTGCCCCACTTCACGTCGAGGAACGTGCGGTGGCTCACGAAATAGACCTCGGTCCGGAACGGGCTCTTTCCGCCGAACGGCAGCCCCATGAGTCCTGTGAGGAGCGGAATGTTCTCGGTGGACAGCGTGTACCGCCCAGCCGAGAACGTGTCCTGCGCCAGGCCGTTGTGGAAGAAGACGGCCGACTGGAACTCGCGCACCACCAGCTGCGAGCCGAGCCGGAACTCGCCCGAGCCCCACTCCGGCACGCGGTGCACCATCTCGTTCGGTCCCGGGTTGTCCCATTCGATGAGGTCGAGGATCGCCATCGTTCGTTCTCCTTGTGGTCGGCGGCCGGCACGATGCCCACCGCCCTCGTCCGCGCGCTGCTCGCGCTGCCCGTCGCCGCTACTCGGCGCCGGGTGTCACCCGCTGCCGGACCCCGCGTCGGCCTCGACGCCGACGCCGCGCCAAGCGGCCGGGCCGTCTCCGGGCCGCGCCACCGCCAGCCAAAGCCACCCGCCCGCATCGCCGGCCATGAACGCCCGCGGCGCAGCGACGCTCCGCCGCCCCGCCGGCCCGCGCACGACCGCCGCGCCGTCGTCCGACCACGCCGCACGGAACGTGTCGTCCGCCAGCTCGAGCACCGGCGGCGGCGGCCAATCCGGCGGTCCGGCGGCAGCGGCCTCGAACGTGATCCGACGCCCGTCCCGGTCCTCCCAGAGCACGAGCCCGTCCGCCAGCGACACGCCGACGTCGCCCCGCGCGAAGCGCGCGACCTCGACGACGCGATGGAAGCGCCCGTCGTCGCTGACCTGTTCACCCGGCGCCACGGCCGCCAGCCCGGCCTGGACGGCCCGCGGCGTCCAATCGCGCGCCGCCAGCGCATCCCGCCGACCGTCCAGCAACGCGCCGGCCTCACCGACGACCCCGTCGCACGCCTGGACATCGGCCGCCGTCGGATCGCCGCCGGCCGCCGTCGTCGCCAGCTCCGCCAGCGCCAGCGAGAGCCGGCGATCGGCATCGGCCAGCCACGCGGCGGCGTCCGCCGGCAGCGCCTTGGCGGCGAACCACGGCCCGGACTTCGTCGGCGACGACAAGCGGTCGATCACGCGGTTCAGCCGGCCGAGGACCGCCTCGATCCGCGCCGCTTCCGCCATCCGTCCGGCATCCACGCCGCGTCGCTGCATGTCGCCCACCCGGTCACGGGCAGTGCGCGCGGCCGCGGCCAACGCGGCGCGCGCCGCCCGTTCCGTCGCATCGCGGCGCGCAGCATCGGCGTAGCCGGCAGCGGTCGAGGGCGGCGGCGCGTCTGCGTCGGCGGCGCCGATCGGCGTGCCATCCGCCGGGGCTGCGCCGGCGGCGGTCGATCCGTGGGTCGGAGGTGGCCACGGCGTCGTCACGGACGCGCACCGCCGCCCGGTCCATCGTCGGAGCTGCCGTCGGAGCTGCCGTCAGGGCTGCCGTCGGGCCCGCCCCCGGCACCGGTGCCGGCTTCCGCGCCATCGTTCGGTCCGCCGCCGTCGAACGCGATCGCTCCGTCGGCCACCTTGTCCGGGCGCAGCGCATCCGGCCCGCCGCCGGCCGGCGGCGCGACACCGCGCACGGTGGCCTGGCCGTCGCCGAGCGCCTGGAAGATCTCGGTGCCGCAGTACGGGCACTGCAGCACGCCGCGGCCGGCGATGTCGATCGTCCCACCGCAGTTCGGACAGGGTTGGACGCCGGCGGCGCCCTCGCGGCTGTAGAGCACGCCTTCGGACCAGTTCACGTAGCCCGAGAACAGGCCGCGGCCGACGGCCTCCAGCAGGAGGGCCCGCACCGTCTCGCGCGGCGCTTCGAGTTCGGTCACGGCCTCGCCGATCGAGACCTTGCCTTTCGTCAGCACCAGGTTCAACAGCTTTCGCAGCTGGGCCGCGCGCGCCTGCGCATCCGTGTCGGCGCTGCCGCGGGCGAAGAGGAGCACGGCCATCCCGCCGAGCGGCAGCGTGGCCAGCAGCGCACCGAACAGGCCGAGCGCATACCCTCCGCCGGACAGCACGCCGTCGGCCCGAGCGCCGTTCAGCCAGCCGAGCGCCGCCATGAACAGCCCAACGGCCGCCACGCCGACGACGATCCCGAGCAGTCGTGCATTCCGCATCATCCGAAACCTCCTCCGCCTCCTCCGCCGCCACCGCCACCGCCGCCGCTGAACCCGCCGCCCGACCAACCGCCGCCGCCCGAACCGCCCGACCAACCGGAACCGCCGGACGGCGCCGGCTGGCTGCCGAAAACGACGGCGGCGCTCGAGAGCATGGAGGAGAGACTCCCCGAGAGCGCGGACAACCCGCCCCCGAGGCGATCACTGGCGCCCTGCAGGTCCGGCATGCCGCCCGACGCGCCGTCGCCGGACGGGCCGAGCGGGCCGCCGCCCATGCGCCCCGAACCGGCGCCGTGGTCGAACGGCCGCGGTCCGCGGCCCCAATCCACCCACGGCCGGCCGCGTGCATCCTGACCGGCCGGAACGTACCACGGCGGCGCCGCGGCGTCCACGCGGGCGAACGCCGCGATCCATTGGCGGTCGATACCGAACGCCACCGCGTAGGGCAGGTAGCGATCGAACAGGTCGCCGGCCGTCTCGAGATGGCCGCGCTGCTGCTCGATGTTGACCAGCCAGTCGCGGAAGGCCCGCCAGCGCGCCGCGGCCTCGGCCCCGGCCGGCGTCTTGCGCGGCATCGCCGACGCGGTGAGCAGCGCGGCGATGCTGACGATGAGCAGCACCCCCGGCAGGCACATCGCCAGCGGGATCGTCTCGACGAGCAGGATCGTGGCGACGAACAGGACGATGCTCAAGACGACGCCGCCGATGCCGAGCCCAATGTACTGCCCGCGCGTCTTGTCGGGACGCGCCGTGAACAGGCCGGCGTCCACGACGCTCTCGTACAGCTGGCTGTAGAGCGCCGGGAGCTCGCTGTA
Above is a window of Candidatus Avedoeria danica DNA encoding:
- a CDS encoding peptide ABC transporter substrate-binding protein, with the translated sequence MLRNLRWQIALAAAGVALIGLVLLFVSNRAFEDRPARGGQVVEAVVGRPGTFNPVLSTSDVEIDVARLLFSGLTRPDSDGSIRPDLAAEWSISDDGRVYTFQLRDAVWHDGYPVTSDDVVFTARLAGDDAVGTAKHPLAAAWRDAVVEAVDATTVRITLREPFAPFLAATTMALVPAHIFAAVPIGEIARHEASTLAPIGTGPWRLDLPGGLEQDQIRLVRFQRHWDITRRQPYLDGMTLRFYDSQAAALEALGRREVQLMGGVTPDALALLGDDVRQLNAVTGDYTLVYLNPAKVLFADAPVRRALGLAIDRSGIIQDVLRGQGAVAKSPIPPGSWAYDATVPAPTFDRAAAEQLLTDAGWIDIDGDGIRDRDGRPLRFALDVFTGDTELLAVAGRLRDDWQNVGIGVDVRPVGQEEIRTALTERSYEAALYGVRARMDDDPDPYPLWHSSQSESGLNFAGYADAQSDQLLVAVRQMTPEDVDGRRRLYGLFQARFAELQPALLLYHPVYTTAVVDPNLGGVQLPAFLAEPADRHFTARDWFVRTERIFGK
- a CDS encoding LysM peptidoglycan-binding domain-containing protein, whose amino-acid sequence is MRPPPFARAGRRTQEVGLIDGFPRRSARRCSGCGSTLLANERNCSVCGTRVPWRLTRRGVLVESAAAVVGLAAIVAAILVWRSGAPGQLPAPPAVVLRGTDVAVVVPPTMAVSVATAVVTATATLPPLPTPAAPPALEHTIASGDTLWNIASENDTTVEAILAANVGELTLDRLSIGQVIKIPLSDALPPADALVQEAPPAVDAAAPATDTLAADILARAGAADGLTVVVQAVSVTVAADDTLSTLAEANGVTVEDVVAANGLADADAILQLGQVLVMKTAEVVTATPLPGGIAGGQPGSDAGQAAQQEPLTDDADRYAAPLALSPLFGTAITGDAPMLRWSSIGRLPPGIAYIVLLNEADAPIDEAVRVTVRGGATAARIPARFRPALGASRELVWAVAVGRIGDSLLGSDDPTVLSGDVNWIAFTWTVGDGPTPSVEP
- a CDS encoding SPFH domain-containing protein, which gives rise to MAILDLIEWDNPGPNEMVHRVPEWGSGEFRLGSQLVVREFQSAVFFHNGLAQDTFSAGRYTLSTENIPLLTGLMGLPFGGKSPFRTEVYFVSHRTFLDVKWGTTQPVALRDPDLGVARLRAFGTMAIDIDDAGLFINKIVGGQGLYTTNDIVGYLRGIVVARLSDLLGESGIGLFDLPSKYDELAAGLAARLRDAFLSVGIALKQVYITNISATEETQAAIDERAAMGAIGDMDAYLKFKAARMLGGGGGGGGGAGDAAAAGMGLGAGAGMGAILAQMMGSAMQAPAARAGAPAGDDRDASLEEVFTGLQVLANRQLAVPATERAEVVSALEALRIELAAAVPDLEAVRQRRQTTVERWPWLADELEGVFRQPTVTAALVRAASRYTAG